A window from Triticum aestivum cultivar Chinese Spring chromosome 6D, IWGSC CS RefSeq v2.1, whole genome shotgun sequence encodes these proteins:
- the LOC123144282 gene encoding protein FLX-like 2 — protein MGSKGRMPPPYHHRPLPGPGSGPPHGMMHHDPYGPSMHQPPGPGPYPYDMLPPPEILEQKLAAQCGEIQKLAVENERLAASHASLRKELAAAQQELQRIQAQGEAAKAAQEQEMRGLLDKAAKMEADLKSYESVKADLQQVHAEAQNLAAARQHLLADAQKLNKDLQRNFGEAQQLPALTADLDAARQEYQHLRAAYEYERKLKVDHSESLQGMKKNYDSMVTELEKLRAELTNTTNIDRSGTLYNPNFAQKDGGTSSHHSAYDGGYGVAQARTPPGMPDPLSGSPAGTAPRSGYDPSRGNSYETSRLARVHDASRGATGYDSLKVAGYDTSRMPALGAQAAAPTAHGSSAGYYGSSQVTPPSHARAPGAPTYGSAQVPPSYASGLVPSSSYGATTAQGLPSYGQTQAPSYAHTQMPPSYGLAQASSHFAPTQGGSPYGLSAQPQGYGSAQAAPNIGGAYQAPHGRR, from the exons ATGGGGAGCAAGGGGCGCATGCCTCCTCCTTACCACCACCGGCCGCTCCCAGGTCCCGGCTCTGGCCCGCCGCATGGCATGATGCACCATGATCCGTACGGCCCGAGCATGCACCAACCGCCAGGGCCGGGGCCATACCCCTACGATATGTTGCCGCCGCCTGAGATCCTGGAGCAGAAGCTCGCGGCGCAGTGTGGAGAGATACAGAAGCTGGCGGTGGAGAACGAACGGCTCGCCGCGAGCCATGCGTCTCTGAGGAAAGAGCTCGCTGCCGCGCAGCAGGAGCTGCAGAGGATACAGGCGCAGGGGGAGGCGGCGAAGGCCGCCCAGGAGCAGGAGATGAGGGGGCTCCTTGATAAGGCTGCCAAGATGGAGGCCGATTTGAAGTCCTACGAGTCTGTCAAGGCGGACCTGCAGCAGGTGCACGCCGAGGCGCAGAACCTGGCGGCGGCAAGGCAGCATTTGTTGGCGGATGCGCAGAAGCTGAACAAAGACCTGCAGAGGAACTTTGGGGAGGCGCAGCAGCTGCCAGCACTCACGGCTGATCTTGATGCTGCTAGACAGGAATATCAGCACCTCAG GGCCGCATATGAGTATGAAAGGAAACTGAAGGTGGACCACTCCGAGTCGCTGCAGGGAATGAAGAAAAATTATGACTCCATGGTTACAGAGTTAGAGAAGCTTCGTGCTGAGTTGACAAACACAACTAATATTGACAGAAGTG GTACTTTGTACAATCCTAATTTTGCTCAGAAGGATGGCGGTACATCTAGCCACCATTCTGCTTATGATGGTGGCTATGGGGTTGCACAG GCTAGGACGCCCCCTGGTATGCCAGACCCTTTAAGCGGAAGCCCAGCTGGAACTGCTCCTCGTTCTGGATATGATCCATCAAGAGGGAATTCATATGAGACTTCTCGTCTTGCTAGAGTCCATGATGCATCAAGGGGTGCTACTGGTTACGACTCTCTGAAAGTTGCTGGATATGATACTTCTAGAATGCCTGCACTTGGAGCTCAGGCAGCGGCTCCAACTGCTCATGGGAGTAGTGCTGGTTACTATGGATCAAGTCAGGTCACACCACCTTCGCATGCACGGGCACCAGGTGCACCCACCTATGGATCTGCACAGGTGCCACCATCATATGCTTCTGGGCTAGTCCCATCTTCATCATACGGCGCAACAACAGCTCAGGGACTACCATCATATGGACAAACACAGGCTCCATCTTATGCACACACACAGATGCCACCATCCTATGGACTAGCACAGGCATCATCACATTTTGCCCCAACCCAGGGGGGGTCACCGTACGGGTTGTCTGCACAGCCTCAGGGCTATGGATCCGCGCAAGCAGCACCTAACATTGGTGGTGCTTATCAAGCTCCACATGGACGCAGATAA